CGGCGTTTTCGTTTGAGGCGGAAACATCGCAGGCGCTGGGTTTCGGGTACCGTTGCGGCTTTCTGGGACTGCTGCATATGGAAATCGTGCAGGAGCGGCTGGAGCGTGAGTTCAATATAGGGCTTATCGCCACGGCTCCTTCTGTCGTCTACAAGGTGCTGACCGTGGACGGCGAGGAAAAATACATAGAAAACCCCGCAGCCCTGCCCGATCCCACCAAAATCGAAGGGCTGTACGAGCCCTATGTGCGGATGGAAATTCACGTGCCCAACGAATTCGTGGGCAACGTATTTAAGCTGTGCGAAGAAAAACGCGGTATCCAGAAGGATATGCGCTACCTTGCGGTCAACCGTGTGATCATCACCTATGAGCTGCCCTTTGCGGAAATCGTGTATGACTTCTTTGACAAGCTGAAGTCGCTTACGCGCGGGTACGCCTCCATGGATTACGAGATCATCGACTACCGCCAGTCAAACCTTGTGAAGCTGGATATGCTGATCAACGGCGACCCCGTTGACGCGCTGGCATGCATTGTTCACAGGGACAAAGCCTATTATCAGGGGCGCGCCATAGCGCTCCGGCTCAAACGTACCATACCCCGCCAGATGTTCGAGGTGGTGGTGCAGGCGGCCATCGGCAACAAGATTATAGCCAGAGAGCGCAACGCCCCCCTGCGCAAGAACGTGACCGCCAAGTGCTACGGCGGTGACATTACCCGTAAAAGAAAACTGCTTGAAAAGCAGAAAGAGGGTAAAAAACGCATGAAGCGCATGGGCAACGTCGAACTGCCGCAGGAGGCCTTTCTTGCCGCGCTGCAGGTGGATGACGAATAGCGGCAGGGCGCCCGGCACAGCAGAAAACGATGCAAAACAAGCACGGCGACTTCTGCGCCGCCGCGCGCATGAGAAAGGAAAAACCCATGTCGGAACCGAGAAAGCATCCCTTTGTGGAATTTCTGGAAGCTATTTCCGTGGCCGTGGTGCTGGCCCTTGTCATACGCACCTTTATTGTGCAGGCCTACACCATCCCTTCAGGCTCCATGCTTGAAACATTGCAGATAGGTGACTACCTGCTGGTGAACAAATTCAGCTACGGTGTGAAGATTCCCTTCACACATGACTATCTGCTGGAGCGTTCCGGCCCGGAACACGGTGATATCATTGTCTTTGAGTTTCCCGACAATCCCGATGTCGATTATATCAAACGTGTCATCGGCGTGCCCGGCGATGTCATAGAAGTGCGTGACAAAGAAGTATACCGCAACGGCCAGCGGCTGGAAGAACCCTATGCCGTGCACGGTGACCCCGGCTACCAGATGCGCCGGGACAACTTCGGCCCTGTGACCGTCCCCGGGGGCAGCTACTTCTGCCTTGGTGACAACCGCGACTTTTCGCAGGATTCGCGCTTCTGGCAGAACACCTTTGTGCGTAAGGAAGCCATCAGAGGCAAGGCGCTGTTCATTTACTGGTCCATGGACGGCTTCACCGACATCCGCTGGGGCCGCATAGGCTCTTTTGTGCATTGACCCCGCCTGCGGGGCGGCTGCCGTACACAGGTTGCAGCCGCCGCAGCCCCGCAGCATATGATATGACAACGCCCCGCCGTCCCGTGTGACGGCGGGGCGTTTCTGCATCTGCCGTACGGCGGTCACGTGGCGGAACACATTGCGGCAGTTGCCGGTTATGCGCCTTACTCCGGCTGCAGCGGCAACGTGCGGCAGGCTCGATTGCACATGCCGCGCGGGGCTGCAATGCCGTAATCTGCGATGTCCGCGTTTTTCAGACTGGCTGTGCACCGCGGGCTGACCGTCCGCTGTTCATGGTGTGCCGTGTGCAAGCGCCCCGCGGGCTGTTCTGTCCTGTTGCGTGCTGCATGAGCGGAAGCAGAGTGCGGCGGCATGAAAAAGCCCCGCCAAAGCGGGGCTGGAAAGGCTGCGGAGTCTGTCATGCGCGTGCGGGGCGGCTGTTCAGCGCACGCCTTTGCGCACCAGATAGCCGCTGTATTTTTTGTCCGTGCCCTTGATATGTCCCGTGAGCCAGTTTTTAAGAAACCGCATGACATCCATGGTCACGGTAACCTTGCCCTGCTGCAGGTCTTTTTCAAAGGCCAGTACATTCTCCACGAACTTGCGGTGTTCCTGTATATGTTCCGCCGTGGCCGGGTAGCCGTGTTTGTGGAAGAGTTTTTCTTCGGTATCGAAATGGTACACGGTATAGTCTTTAAGCCTTCCGACTATGGCTATGAGATGGCTTGCGCTTTTGCGCCGGCGCATGGCTTCGTGCAGTTCGTTGATCAGGTTTACCAGTCCTTTATGCTGTTCGTCGATGGAACTGATTTTGACCGAGAGGTCATCCGTCCAGCGGAAAAGCTGCCCTGTGTCCGCCGTGGCCGCACCGGTTACAGCCGAGCCGTTGCCCCGCGCGGCAAGGTCGCGCAGTATGCTGTCCAGCTCTTCCACAAGGCCGGATACCTCCATGAGGGCGTGCGCCGCCGCATTCATGCCGTCTGCTGTTTCCGTGGCCACGCGGGTCACGTCGGAAACGGCGCGGTTTATCTGTTCCGACGCGGCGGATTGTTCTTCCGACGCGGCGGCGATGGACTCCACCTGCCCGGCTGTGTCTTCCACAAGATGCACTATTTCTTCCATGAAGCGACCTGATTCGCTGGCGGTGCGGGTGCTGTTTTCCAGATCTGCGGCGGTCTGTTCCACGGCGGTCATGTTTTCGCGTGTGCGTTCCTGAATCAGCAGCACGCTTTCGCTTACTTCCTTGGTGGCGGTCATGGTTTTTTCGGCAAGCTTGCGGACTTCATCGGCCACCACGGCAAAGCCGCGGCCTGCATCGCCGGCGCGTGCAGCTTCGATGGCTGCGTTCAGCGCCAGCAGGTTGGTCTGGTCGGCAATATCGTTGATGGTGGTGATAATGGTGCCGATGCTTCTGGCCTGTTCGCCCAGCTGCCCCATGGTTTCCTTGAGATGCAGAAAACGCTTTTCGATGATTGTTATGGATTCCACCGCGCTGTGCACACCCTTTGCGCCTGTCTGGGCGTTTTCTTTGGAACGCGCGGCGCTGCCGGCTGCATCGGCGGCATTGCGGGCCACTTCGTACACGGTGCCGTTCATTTCTTCCATGGCGGTGGCTGTTTCCATCATGCGGTCGCGCTGGATGTCCACGTTGGCGTTCACCTGCTCGATGCGTGCGGAAAGCTCTTCCACTGCCGCGTATACTTTTTCGGAAAAGCCTCTGGCATTGGTGCTGGCATTGTTTACCGCGGCAAGCAGTTCCTGCGCCTGTGCCTGATGTGCATGGGCTTCTTTCAGAGCTTTTTGCGCCTGCTGTGCGCTGGCGTCCGCTTCCTGATGATTTTTGCGGGCTTCCAGCATGGTGGCCTTCAGGCTTTCCACCATGGTGGTCATGTCGTGCTTCAGGTCGGCCAGTTCGCATACATATTGCCCCTGCGCCTGCGCGTCCAGATTGCCGCCTGCGATGTCGCGCGCGTAGGCCCGCAGCCTGTCCAGCGGCGCCAGCAGTGAACGTATGCAGGCATACAGAGTGACAAGCACCAGCAGAACAATGGCGGCAGACCCTGCCGTCTGCACGGCTGTGAGCGTAGATGTGCGCTGTTCTGCCTCCTGCTGCAAAGCCAGCACCACGTCGTTCAGAGTGGCACGCAGGCGCGGCGTTATCTGCAGCAGGTCGGGTACTGCACGGCTGTCGCCTTTCAGTGCGCGCTCCACCAGTTTTTTATGCTGCGACCACAGCGTGTCGGTTCTGCGCAGCAATGCCAGCGTGGCGGCGGAAGGCTGCCCCAGCGTTACCGAAGGGCCGGAAGGTTCCAGAGAAAGGGGCGCCTGCCCCCTGCCCGAAAGAGCATTGTGCGTGGTTTCAAAAGCGCTGACGGCCCGGCGGAGCAGCTTTTCGGAGGCGGTATCGTCAGTGCCGGACTGTGCGCTGTGTATCAGCGCCACGGCCCGTCCGGTAATCAGTTCGGCCAGCATGCGCTGCCGTCCTGCAAGGTTTATGGAAACACTGTCTGACCGCTGGCCGGCTATCACATACAGATTGGCCGCGTACATGACGGCGGTAAGTGCCAGCACGCCGGCAAGCGATGCTATGAATCTGGTTCGTATGGTCATGGTATCCTCGCGCAGAAGGGCAAGGGAGAGTGTGTTCGGCGAACTGTGGAACGAAGCGGCATTCCTCCCCCCGGAACGGTCTGCCTTGTTATATTATGAGAAGGTTTCTTGATTAGCACCGAAGCCCGCAAACCGCAACAATCCGGTAGGCAGCAGGCAGGCGGAACCTATGTTTTAAGTCTTATTTTACGGTATGTTCTGTTCGTATGACGCGGTGGCGCAACCGGTAGTGACGTATGTTGCGGCAAAAAGCTGCAATGTTACGGCGCATTGCGCATGGCGCAAAAAAAAGTGCCGCCTGCGGTTGACGGAGTGCCGTCGGGCGTGACCGGCAGGGCGGACAGCCCCGAGGCAGGCGCGGACAGGCGGTTGGTTTTCTGCCGCTGAGTTGCGGACCGGACGCTGAAAGGCTGCTGACCGGACGTGGCCGGACGTGGCCGGAAGTGGCCGGACGCTGAAAAACTGCTGACCAGCTGCTGTCAGGCCTGCCTCATAAAGCCGGAATGTCATGCTGCGGGCAGGGCAGACGGATAACAGGCAGTTTTTTTATATTGCATGCATTCCGATGCTGGCTGTTGACGGAACCCCCGCTGCGACTTATCAACGGGTACGGGCGTGATCCGGCCAGTATGGCGGGACACCACATTGTACAGGTTCAGCCATGAAGTTACCACCGCAATACAGAGCATGCACCGGCGCCGTGCTGCTGATGCTGTACCTGCTGCCAGTGGCGGCGGGTGCCTCTTTTGTTGCGTTCCGCGGGCCTGATGCCTCTTCCGGTCCGGCGGTTCTGGCTTCGGCGTTTATGGATCATGCGGCCGGTATTACGGCCATGAAGCCCCGGACAGACATCAGGGCGGCAGCGGAACTCTCCTGCGTCGCGCTGGTTTGCTCATTTGCCGGCGCGGTGCCCCCGTACGGATTTGTATCTGCCGTACCGGCACCTGCCCGTGTCCTTTCTTCCTCTGCTTTTTCCTCTCTTTTCCGGCCCAGAGCGCCTCCGGCATTTTCTGTGTGATTCAGACACTGAGAATGCGTCTCCGGCCGTGACGGGCGGAGAATTTTTTCCTGACGGAAGATAACGGAGGCATTATGCTGCAGAATGACAAAGCGTCTTCTGAAGCCGCGCCGGAGTCCGGTCCCCTTCCTGTGCCCGATTATTCGCCCCGCAGTTACTCCGCGGGCGAACTGCTGCGCATGGGTCTCAGACTGGCGGCGGCCGCAGGCGTCTTTTTCCTTATCATTTGGCTTTGTGAACGATAATGCGTTAGCCTGCCGGTAAAGGCAGGATGCCGCGGCCCGGACGGGTGACCTTCCGGGCCTTTTATGTCTTTTTTTGCTGCTTACCGCCCGTACGGGCATAACTGATACGGAGAACACGGATGAAGGGTACCGGACCACGGGTATGGCTGACGGAATATGCGCTTACGGTGGCGGCAGGAGTGCTGTATGCCATCGCGCTGAAATATTTTGTACTGCCTTCCAGAGTCATTCTGACAGGCACGGAGGGAATCGCCTCTGCTCTTTCATACTATTTTGAAAGTTATCAGCTGTTTATCATTCTGTATCTTGTTTTTCAGGCCATGCTGCTGCTGTTCGCCTTTGTGCGGGTAAGCCGGATTTTTGCCACCCGTTCTTTGCTGGTGGTGGGCACCGTGGTGCTGGGGCTTGCTTATCTGCCGGAACTTACCTTTGCCCAGCCGGAGCCGCAGAACGAGCGGATTATTCTGGTGCTGTTCGGCGGCCTGCTGGCAGGGGTGGCCAAGGCCATAGCTTTTCGCAACCGTGGTTCCACCGGCGACGAAGATATTCCCGGTGCCTATTTCGCCATGAAGTTTCTTAAGCCTGTCGGTTCGGTCTCTGTGGTGGCGGCGGTTGTTTCCACCTCGTTCGGCATGCTTATGGACCTGCTGAAAACAGGCGACTTTGAAACCGCGGTGAATACGTTGATGTACACCTGCATTTATATTTTTGCTTCCAC
Above is a window of Oleidesulfovibrio alaskensis DSM 16109 DNA encoding:
- the lepB gene encoding signal peptidase I — protein: MSEPRKHPFVEFLEAISVAVVLALVIRTFIVQAYTIPSGSMLETLQIGDYLLVNKFSYGVKIPFTHDYLLERSGPEHGDIIVFEFPDNPDVDYIKRVIGVPGDVIEVRDKEVYRNGQRLEEPYAVHGDPGYQMRRDNFGPVTVPGGSYFCLGDNRDFSQDSRFWQNTFVRKEAIRGKALFIYWSMDGFTDIRWGRIGSFVH
- a CDS encoding bacteriohemerythrin, producing the protein MTIRTRFIASLAGVLALTAVMYAANLYVIAGQRSDSVSINLAGRQRMLAELITGRAVALIHSAQSGTDDTASEKLLRRAVSAFETTHNALSGRGQAPLSLEPSGPSVTLGQPSAATLALLRRTDTLWSQHKKLVERALKGDSRAVPDLLQITPRLRATLNDVVLALQQEAEQRTSTLTAVQTAGSAAIVLLVLVTLYACIRSLLAPLDRLRAYARDIAGGNLDAQAQGQYVCELADLKHDMTTMVESLKATMLEARKNHQEADASAQQAQKALKEAHAHQAQAQELLAAVNNASTNARGFSEKVYAAVEELSARIEQVNANVDIQRDRMMETATAMEEMNGTVYEVARNAADAAGSAARSKENAQTGAKGVHSAVESITIIEKRFLHLKETMGQLGEQARSIGTIITTINDIADQTNLLALNAAIEAARAGDAGRGFAVVADEVRKLAEKTMTATKEVSESVLLIQERTRENMTAVEQTAADLENSTRTASESGRFMEEIVHLVEDTAGQVESIAAASEEQSAASEQINRAVSDVTRVATETADGMNAAAHALMEVSGLVEELDSILRDLAARGNGSAVTGAATADTGQLFRWTDDLSVKISSIDEQHKGLVNLINELHEAMRRRKSASHLIAIVGRLKDYTVYHFDTEEKLFHKHGYPATAEHIQEHRKFVENVLAFEKDLQQGKVTVTMDVMRFLKNWLTGHIKGTDKKYSGYLVRKGVR
- a CDS encoding YitT family protein, whose protein sequence is MKGTGPRVWLTEYALTVAAGVLYAIALKYFVLPSRVILTGTEGIASALSYYFESYQLFIILYLVFQAMLLLFAFVRVSRIFATRSLLVVGTVVLGLAYLPELTFAQPEPQNERIILVLFGGLLAGVAKAIAFRNRGSTGDEDIPGAYFAMKFLKPVGSVSVVAAVVSTSFGMLMDLLKTGDFETAVNTLMYTCIYIFASTQTLNTLYRKFKITMAVVLTQRYEAVTQAISAAFSHRTYTVQQGIGGRSGEVFWMVRSIITYEELPQLVEVIEQADPGCFYYHHDLEGISRGYYIAPIG